Proteins encoded within one genomic window of Polyangia bacterium:
- a CDS encoding HAMP domain-containing sensor histidine kinase: protein MTTWVRDRERLAEGFKVSRHSSASKDGPRRDQRRAEELLRAASADLLAPLHTIGVLTDVCREVEEQSASALEMILIRVGMLAREATALAEDVLALERLRLGDEPETDDDPPAAAAALDVDVDVEEAMGDAILLQQEALERAHCSIVVHRAPPEQGRLLGPWKRDGLVRMFSHLFRNARWRATATPAVVDLSLTSGWLRVLFSDGGGLKESAAVGDSFRRLASVQRGNGLGLWILHRTVVDLGGEMEIQTDAGAGPCFDIRLPLRRVGIASRDAGGARCASVG from the coding sequence ATGACGACCTGGGTTCGGGATCGGGAGAGGTTGGCGGAAGGTTTCAAAGTCAGCCGGCATTCGTCAGCAAGCAAGGACGGACCGCGACGAGACCAGCGACGGGCGGAAGAACTATTGCGGGCAGCCAGCGCGGATCTGCTGGCGCCGCTGCACACCATCGGCGTCCTGACGGACGTCTGCCGTGAGGTCGAGGAGCAAAGCGCCAGCGCGCTGGAGATGATTCTGATCCGGGTAGGCATGCTGGCCAGAGAAGCGACCGCCTTGGCGGAGGACGTCCTGGCCCTCGAGCGATTGCGGCTGGGTGATGAGCCCGAGACCGACGACGATCCGCCGGCCGCGGCCGCCGCGCTGGACGTCGACGTGGACGTCGAGGAGGCGATGGGCGACGCGATCCTGCTGCAACAGGAAGCGCTGGAGCGGGCGCATTGTTCGATCGTCGTTCATCGCGCGCCGCCCGAGCAGGGCCGACTGTTGGGGCCGTGGAAACGGGACGGGTTGGTTCGCATGTTTTCGCACCTGTTTCGCAATGCCCGCTGGCGGGCGACGGCGACGCCCGCGGTCGTCGACCTGTCCCTGACGTCCGGCTGGTTGCGGGTGTTGTTCTCGGACGGAGGCGGGCTGAAAGAGTCGGCGGCGGTGGGCGATTCTTTTCGGCGCCTGGCCAGTGTCCAGCGCGGCAATGGCCTGGGCCTGTGGATCCTGCATCGGACGGTCGTCGATCTGGGCGGCGAGATGGAGATTCAGACCGACGCAGGGGCCGGTCCTTGCTTTGATATTCGCCTTCCCCTTCGCCGCGTCGGGATCGCGTCCAGAGACGCCGGCGGCGCCCGGTGCGCGTCCGTGGGCTAG
- a CDS encoding DUF748 domain-containing protein, which translates to MTALRIDRSKAIRRLLIALVTLLGLIVVIRVVLDPVATYGTRKGLEQMHGMKGDFRRVHVTVLSPGYTINRLKLIQDPGGEWRSPLFYAESIHVGLDWRHLLHGQLLAAVRIVEPKVTVLAGAAPSEKTKTPKAPDLSAQLEKITPLKVDRLEVLRGELLFRDLGEPHHPELWVHRLDLAAENLPTRDKLLNGRPTTVNAHGTVGKSGDMTLFVSADPFARPLAFAGRFQEQGLRVAELFDFIEPKTKLQTPAGTFDLFTEFKVRDGRITGGVKPVLKNVQVRPAESGMWDRLKAWLADKAVHFASDRVPDRNAVATTVPIEGRLVDPDIQLWPAILGVVRNAFVEGLTAGFTELPPPQAGEKQSVLTQAKAAVTKSDGPPKAQPAKTDVTKADNDNDKNRDKGTR; encoded by the coding sequence ATGACGGCATTGCGCATTGACCGCTCGAAAGCGATCCGGCGACTGCTGATCGCGCTGGTCACGCTGCTGGGCCTGATCGTGGTTATCCGGGTGGTGCTGGATCCGGTGGCGACGTACGGCACCCGGAAGGGTCTTGAACAGATGCACGGCATGAAGGGCGACTTTCGGCGCGTGCACGTCACGGTGTTATCGCCCGGATACACCATCAATCGCCTGAAGCTGATCCAGGATCCGGGCGGTGAGTGGCGATCGCCGCTCTTTTACGCGGAATCCATTCACGTCGGCCTGGACTGGCGCCACCTGTTGCACGGCCAGTTGCTGGCCGCCGTCCGCATCGTCGAGCCGAAGGTCACGGTGCTGGCCGGCGCAGCGCCGTCCGAAAAAACCAAGACGCCCAAGGCCCCGGATCTTTCGGCGCAGCTGGAAAAGATCACACCGCTCAAGGTCGATCGCCTTGAAGTATTGCGAGGCGAGCTCTTGTTCCGCGACCTCGGCGAGCCGCACCACCCTGAGCTGTGGGTTCACCGACTGGATCTGGCGGCGGAGAATCTTCCCACCCGCGACAAGCTGCTGAACGGCCGCCCCACCACCGTCAATGCCCACGGCACCGTCGGCAAAAGCGGCGACATGACCCTGTTCGTCTCGGCCGATCCGTTCGCCCGCCCGCTGGCCTTCGCCGGCCGCTTCCAGGAGCAGGGTCTTCGGGTGGCCGAGCTGTTCGATTTCATTGAGCCCAAGACCAAGCTGCAGACGCCGGCCGGCACCTTCGATCTCTTCACCGAATTCAAAGTGCGCGACGGGCGCATCACCGGTGGCGTCAAGCCGGTGCTGAAGAACGTTCAAGTTCGCCCGGCCGAATCCGGCATGTGGGATCGGCTGAAGGCATGGTTGGCGGACAAGGCAGTGCACTTCGCATCGGATCGCGTACCCGATCGCAACGCCGTGGCGACCACCGTCCCCATCGAAGGTCGCCTGGTCGATCCGGACATCCAGTTATGGCCGGCGATTCTGGGAGTGGTTCGCAACGCCTTCGTCGAAGGACTGACTGCCGGGTTCACCGAGCTGCCGCCCCCGCAAGCGGGGGAAAAACAAAGCGTGCTGACGCAGGCAAAAGCGGCGGTGACGAAGAGCGACGGCCCACCCAAAGCCCAACCCGCCAAAACGGATGTCACAAAAGCTGACAACGACAACGATAAAAACAGAGACAAGGGTACTCGTTAA
- a CDS encoding peptidoglycan-binding domain-containing protein, with the protein MRLFGCSPPLRRLIARVGRMALALLLGAAALAGSTVGGCGHTHAVGATAGGTSDRAGGDHATPPHDRQASAEHRPAAAAPAAANHQSPPKDETPLGMSPAALLKPGAVADVQRQLVQAGALPAEHTGGELDATTQQALARYQREHNLPATGALDNTTVKKLGLNPENIFKSSHD; encoded by the coding sequence ATGCGCTTGTTCGGGTGCTCGCCGCCGCTTCGTCGTCTCATTGCCCGCGTCGGCCGGATGGCGTTGGCTTTGTTGCTGGGTGCGGCCGCCCTCGCCGGGTCGACGGTGGGCGGCTGCGGCCATACGCACGCCGTCGGTGCGACGGCCGGCGGGACCAGCGACCGCGCCGGCGGGGACCATGCCACGCCACCCCATGACCGCCAGGCTTCCGCCGAGCACCGTCCCGCCGCGGCCGCGCCGGCCGCCGCCAATCATCAGTCACCGCCCAAGGACGAGACCCCGCTGGGCATGTCGCCGGCGGCGCTGCTAAAGCCAGGCGCCGTCGCCGATGTGCAACGACAGCTGGTCCAGGCCGGCGCCTTGCCCGCCGAACACACTGGCGGCGAATTGGATGCGACCACACAGCAAGCCCTGGCGCGGTATCAGCGTGAGCACAATTTGCCGGCGACGGGCGCTTTGGACAATACGACTGTCAAGAAGCTGGGTCTCAACCCTGAGAACATTTTCAAAAGCAGCCATGATTGA
- a CDS encoding response regulator transcription factor produces MTRIMIVDDHEMVRDALTELIDSFADHEVVASTNSLRNAGPLLERTQPDLVLADLSLEDGRGTEMVRMIRQAKQKALVLIMTSFRDAFAASEALKAGVAGYVLKAQPTRDLKTAIAAVMAGQRYVSPDVPLPPAEASSPTTASPPAMGELSRRENEIFRLVVEGLSSKEIARRLCISVKTVETHRSNIYRKVSVRRTSDLIRFAVAQGISVAPSHPGTSPDRAA; encoded by the coding sequence ATGACACGAATCATGATCGTTGATGACCACGAAATGGTGCGCGATGCGCTGACCGAGCTGATCGATTCGTTTGCCGATCATGAGGTGGTGGCGTCGACCAACAGTCTGCGAAATGCGGGACCTCTGCTGGAGCGGACCCAGCCCGATCTGGTGCTGGCAGATCTGTCGCTGGAGGACGGTCGGGGAACCGAGATGGTCCGCATGATCCGCCAGGCGAAGCAGAAGGCGCTGGTGCTGATCATGACCAGCTTTCGCGACGCCTTCGCCGCCAGCGAGGCGCTGAAAGCGGGCGTGGCCGGATATGTGCTGAAGGCCCAGCCCACCCGCGACTTGAAAACAGCGATCGCCGCGGTGATGGCCGGCCAGCGCTATGTTTCGCCGGACGTGCCCCTGCCGCCTGCCGAGGCCTCGAGCCCGACGACGGCGTCGCCGCCGGCGATGGGCGAGCTGTCGCGCCGCGAGAACGAGATCTTCCGACTGGTCGTCGAAGGCCTCAGCAGCAAGGAGATCGCCCGTCGCCTGTGCATCAGCGTGAAGACGGTCGAGACGCACCGGAGCAACATCTATCGCAAGGTGTCCGTCCGACGCACGTCGGATCTGATCCGCTTTGCCGTGGCGCAAGGGATCTCTGTCGCCCCCAGCCATCCCGGAACTTCGCCCGATCGCGCCGCCTGA
- a CDS encoding DUF6789 family protein: MTEIRMQTETTARRRAIAVGGIVAGLIGGAVIAALMMVIAAGRGDSVWRVLKMASSPFFHQRAMTGGFDAAPIAAGVLIHFAVSIIWGVLFAVVAYGISRSATVGVGALWGVAVWLVMFFIVVPLVSSHPMRMTNMALPLVEHIIFGLAVGVGFLPYQHEQAARRPWWRFRRVQ, translated from the coding sequence ATGACTGAAATCAGGATGCAGACAGAGACGACCGCGCGGAGACGCGCGATCGCGGTGGGTGGGATCGTGGCGGGCCTGATTGGCGGCGCCGTGATCGCCGCATTGATGATGGTGATCGCCGCCGGACGCGGCGACAGCGTCTGGCGGGTGCTGAAGATGGCGTCGTCGCCGTTTTTTCATCAGCGCGCCATGACCGGCGGGTTCGACGCTGCGCCAATCGCCGCCGGGGTGCTGATCCACTTCGCCGTTTCGATCATCTGGGGTGTGCTGTTCGCGGTCGTCGCCTACGGAATCTCGCGGTCGGCGACGGTGGGGGTGGGTGCGCTGTGGGGCGTGGCGGTTTGGCTGGTGATGTTCTTCATCGTCGTGCCGCTGGTCAGCTCGCACCCGATGCGCATGACGAACATGGCCCTGCCGTTGGTGGAACACATCATCTTCGGCCTGGCAGTGGGCGTGGGCTTCCTGCCTTACCAGCACGAGCAGGCAGCGCGCCGCCCGTGGTGGCGTTTCCGCCGCGTTCAGTAA
- a CDS encoding ATP-binding protein, with protein MPKRPVRRRRETKALVGPPKATPEITLKSSLALRRRLAIAETSLAARNHLFAELTTHREELEAQNEELRSRERELWQARVDLSDLYELAPIPYVTLTSFAEVAAVNVSAARFLEQPAPKLIGKPFAMLVAAADRPRFRQHIAACSRSRKIVTVEVSLALPSGSAVVQVSSALTQMGWIYMAIIDLRERQRAELERRDHAVKAEASRAAMKTKDDFLATLSHELRTPLTPVMIAIDTLERVCAQAGVGTDDLFETIHRNLHQEVRLINDLLDVTRLGHGKLAMEKQAVDLHQPISEAINQVRSEAEKKGVTLSAELQADRVHIHGDPDRLRQVFANLLHNGIKFTPAGGQVRVVSCRRKNQVRIEVRDSGVGIRPEERERIFGRFVQGSNGNDREGMGLGLAIARDIVQAHGGTISARSGGAGRGATFEVTLNALRGAHASRGEGGVRPAGPRRRPRPAPSLNAPPIGPGKRILFVEDHLDAARLTAAVLEGAGHHVAVAHTVAAALAQADKPFDLVVSDIDLPDGTGLELMKQLRAKRPIAGIALSGFGARDDIQRSRAAGFQRYLVKPVTIPELLQAIQEVR; from the coding sequence GTGCCTAAGCGGCCGGTCAGACGTCGACGGGAAACCAAGGCGCTGGTGGGCCCGCCGAAGGCCACGCCAGAGATCACGCTGAAGAGCAGTCTCGCGCTTCGCCGACGTCTGGCCATCGCAGAGACGTCCCTGGCCGCGCGCAACCATCTGTTCGCCGAACTGACCACCCACCGCGAAGAGCTGGAGGCCCAGAACGAAGAGCTGCGTAGCCGCGAACGGGAGCTGTGGCAGGCGCGGGTGGACCTGAGCGATCTTTACGAACTGGCGCCGATTCCTTACGTCACGCTGACCAGCTTCGCCGAGGTGGCAGCGGTCAACGTCAGTGCGGCCCGGTTCCTGGAGCAGCCGGCGCCGAAGCTGATCGGCAAGCCGTTCGCGATGCTGGTGGCGGCCGCGGACCGGCCGCGCTTTCGGCAACACATCGCCGCCTGCTCGCGCAGCCGCAAGATTGTCACCGTCGAGGTCTCGCTGGCCCTTCCCAGCGGCAGCGCGGTCGTGCAGGTCTCGAGCGCGTTGACTCAGATGGGTTGGATCTACATGGCGATCATCGATCTGCGCGAAAGGCAGCGCGCCGAACTCGAGCGGCGTGATCACGCCGTCAAGGCCGAGGCGTCGCGCGCCGCCATGAAGACCAAGGACGACTTTCTGGCCACCTTGAGCCACGAGCTGCGCACACCGCTGACGCCGGTGATGATCGCCATCGACACGCTGGAGCGGGTGTGCGCTCAGGCCGGCGTCGGCACCGACGATCTGTTCGAGACCATTCACCGCAACCTTCACCAGGAGGTCCGGCTGATAAACGATCTGCTCGACGTCACCCGACTCGGCCACGGCAAGCTGGCGATGGAGAAGCAGGCCGTCGATTTGCACCAGCCGATCAGCGAGGCGATCAACCAGGTCCGCTCGGAGGCCGAAAAGAAAGGCGTCACGCTGTCCGCCGAGCTGCAGGCTGACCGCGTGCACATTCATGGCGATCCTGATCGCCTGCGGCAGGTGTTCGCCAATCTCCTGCACAATGGGATCAAGTTCACGCCGGCGGGCGGACAGGTGAGGGTGGTCTCTTGCCGCCGGAAAAACCAGGTCCGGATCGAAGTGCGCGACTCCGGGGTGGGCATCAGGCCGGAAGAACGGGAACGCATCTTCGGGCGCTTTGTCCAGGGTTCGAACGGGAATGACCGCGAGGGCATGGGCCTTGGCCTGGCGATCGCCCGCGACATCGTGCAAGCGCACGGGGGAACGATCAGCGCCCGCAGCGGCGGCGCCGGTAGGGGCGCCACCTTCGAGGTCACGCTGAACGCTCTGCGCGGCGCGCACGCCAGTCGCGGCGAAGGTGGGGTCCGTCCGGCGGGCCCGCGGCGCCGCCCGCGACCGGCGCCGTCGCTCAACGCGCCGCCGATCGGCCCGGGCAAGCGCATCTTGTTCGTCGAGGACCATCTGGACGCCGCCCGCCTGACCGCGGCCGTCCTGGAAGGCGCCGGCCATCACGTGGCGGTGGCCCATACGGTCGCCGCCGCCCTGGCGCAGGCCGACAAGCCGTTCGATCTGGTGGTGAGCGACATCGATCTGCCCGACGGCACCGGCCTCGAGCTGATGAAGCAGTTGCGGGCCAAACGCCCGATCGCGGGCATCGCGTTGAGCGGCTTCGGCGCCCGCGACGACATCCAGCGCAGCCGCGCCGCCGGTTTTCAACGTTATCTGGTCAAACCCGTGACCATCCCCGAGCTGCTGCAAGCGATTCAGGAAGTGCGGTGA
- a CDS encoding CheR family methyltransferase yields MKKPTKNNRPAATSASAKAAAGRPKKVQRRAPVPVAGVGASAGGLTAFTQLLRGLPPNPGMALVFVQHLSPTYESALPELLSKETHLPVSQATNRTQIAINHVYVVPPNAELTVVDGILRLGARPQDKTQYNPIDAFFRSLATWAEGRAFGVLLSGTSSDGVAGLREIRAAGGTALVQEPESTEFPVMPRAAIAAGVADLVQAPEQIATSLARLVAHPLLAERERTQVAPESLFSEIQMRRIFTLLRWATAVDFSRYKEPTIRRRLQRRMLLQKVADANHYIKLLEEKPAEVQSLYQDLLIQVTRFFREPESYVALTSKVFPRLTEDRPQEGGFRIWIPGCATGEEAYSVAIVLLEFLGDQANQVPIQIFATDVSDRAIERARAGLYPETISEDVSPQRLRRFFSKLDGNFQISKAVRDLCVFAHQDLTRDPPFSKLDLIVCRNVLIYLDPGVHKKLMSLFHYALKPNGFLMLGRAESTGSYGDYFQTIEKKHRIFLRKPSAARTDLEFHPVDPTALKAPPSRRPSQPAREGNGFQSEATRILVSRFAPPGVIVDSDLRIVQTRGQTSAFLELSPGEPNLNLFKMLREGLLFGAREALNQARKTGQAARKEGIKLRLNGERQTVDIEVIPLAAAPAGERHYLVLFEPSAAGRSAAAEPAHRPSARAAGSLARQKNRGRQLDDTRVLELRQELAASREYLQSIIQDLEATNEELQSANEEILSSNEELQSTNEELDTAKEELQSTNEEINTVNEELQSRNEEMSRANGDLVNLLAGVQIAIVFVTSDLRIRRFTPMAEKALNLIASDVGRPIGNIRPNIDCPDLETLIKEAVDNVIVKEREVQDRDGNWLLLRIRPYKSLDNRIDGAVLVLLDIDALRKHEQRSQQAQDLAGAILDSVERPMMVLDAEMHVVAANRLLTQLLRRDHPEVVGKPLAALVNADWNIAELKDRIAKIRPGDRPLDLFDVPRAIDGSESQKVVLRARKFDGGMRRSPLALLSLEEPPRA; encoded by the coding sequence ATGAAGAAACCAACCAAAAATAATCGCCCGGCGGCCACGTCGGCGAGCGCCAAAGCGGCGGCCGGTCGCCCGAAGAAAGTTCAGCGGCGCGCGCCGGTCCCGGTGGCGGGTGTCGGCGCCTCGGCCGGAGGCCTGACGGCGTTTACACAACTTTTACGGGGGCTGCCGCCCAATCCGGGGATGGCCCTGGTGTTCGTCCAGCACCTGTCGCCCACCTATGAAAGCGCGCTGCCCGAGCTTTTGTCCAAGGAGACGCACCTGCCGGTCAGTCAAGCCACCAACCGCACCCAGATCGCTATCAATCACGTGTACGTCGTGCCCCCGAACGCCGAGCTGACGGTGGTCGACGGCATCTTGCGGCTGGGCGCCCGTCCCCAAGACAAGACCCAGTACAATCCCATCGACGCTTTCTTTCGCTCGCTGGCGACCTGGGCCGAAGGGCGCGCTTTCGGCGTGCTGCTGTCGGGGACGTCGTCGGACGGGGTGGCCGGCCTGCGCGAGATTCGCGCCGCCGGTGGCACGGCGCTGGTGCAGGAGCCGGAGAGCACCGAGTTTCCCGTCATGCCGCGGGCGGCGATCGCCGCCGGTGTCGCCGATCTGGTCCAGGCCCCGGAGCAAATCGCCACCTCGCTGGCGCGCCTGGTCGCTCATCCGCTGCTGGCCGAGCGGGAGCGGACGCAAGTGGCGCCCGAGTCGCTGTTCTCCGAGATACAGATGCGCCGCATCTTCACCCTCTTGCGCTGGGCCACGGCGGTCGACTTCAGCCGCTACAAAGAACCGACCATCCGCCGCCGGTTGCAACGGCGGATGCTGCTGCAGAAGGTGGCCGACGCGAACCACTACATCAAGCTGCTGGAAGAAAAGCCGGCCGAGGTGCAAAGCCTTTATCAAGATCTGTTGATTCAGGTGACCAGGTTCTTCCGCGAGCCGGAGTCCTACGTCGCTCTTACCAGCAAGGTGTTTCCCCGCCTGACCGAGGATCGCCCGCAGGAGGGTGGGTTTCGCATATGGATTCCCGGCTGCGCCACCGGCGAGGAGGCGTACTCCGTGGCCATCGTGCTTCTGGAGTTCCTGGGCGATCAGGCCAACCAGGTGCCCATCCAGATCTTCGCCACCGATGTCAGTGATCGGGCCATTGAACGGGCCCGGGCCGGCCTTTACCCGGAGACCATCTCGGAGGACGTCTCGCCGCAACGTCTGCGGCGTTTCTTCAGCAAGCTCGACGGCAACTTTCAGATCTCGAAGGCGGTGCGAGATCTCTGCGTCTTCGCCCACCAGGATCTCACCCGCGATCCGCCGTTTTCCAAGCTGGATCTGATCGTCTGCCGGAACGTCCTTATCTATCTCGATCCGGGAGTGCACAAAAAATTGATGTCGCTGTTTCACTATGCGCTGAAGCCGAACGGTTTTTTGATGCTGGGCCGGGCCGAATCGACCGGATCCTATGGCGACTACTTTCAAACCATCGAGAAAAAGCATCGAATCTTCCTGCGCAAGCCGTCGGCGGCGCGAACCGACCTGGAGTTTCATCCCGTGGACCCGACGGCCTTGAAGGCGCCGCCCAGTCGCCGGCCGAGCCAACCCGCCCGCGAAGGCAACGGGTTCCAAAGCGAGGCCACCCGCATCTTGGTGTCCCGGTTCGCGCCGCCGGGGGTGATCGTCGACAGCGACCTGCGCATCGTGCAGACCCGCGGCCAGACCTCCGCCTTTCTTGAGCTGTCGCCCGGCGAGCCCAATTTGAATCTGTTCAAGATGCTGCGCGAGGGACTGCTTTTCGGGGCCCGAGAGGCGCTGAACCAGGCGCGCAAGACCGGCCAGGCGGCGCGCAAGGAAGGGATCAAACTGCGCTTGAACGGCGAACGGCAGACCGTCGACATCGAGGTCATCCCGCTGGCGGCGGCGCCGGCCGGCGAGCGCCACTATCTGGTGCTGTTCGAACCCAGCGCGGCCGGGCGGTCCGCCGCCGCCGAACCCGCCCACCGGCCGTCGGCGCGAGCGGCTGGATCGCTGGCGCGACAGAAAAATCGCGGCCGTCAGTTGGATGACACGCGGGTTCTCGAGCTTCGGCAAGAGCTGGCGGCCAGCCGCGAGTACCTGCAGTCGATCATTCAAGATCTCGAAGCGACCAACGAAGAGCTGCAGTCGGCCAACGAGGAGATCCTGTCGTCCAACGAAGAGCTGCAGTCGACCAACGAGGAGCTGGACACCGCCAAGGAAGAGCTGCAGTCCACCAATGAAGAGATCAACACCGTCAACGAAGAGCTGCAGTCGCGCAATGAAGAGATGTCGCGCGCCAACGGCGATCTCGTCAACCTGCTGGCCGGCGTGCAGATCGCCATCGTCTTCGTGACCAGCGACCTGCGTATCCGCCGGTTCACACCAATGGCCGAGAAGGCCTTGAATCTGATCGCCAGCGACGTCGGGCGGCCGATCGGGAACATCCGGCCGAATATCGACTGCCCGGATCTGGAGACGTTGATCAAGGAAGCGGTGGACAACGTCATCGTCAAAGAGCGCGAGGTCCAGGATCGCGACGGCAACTGGCTGTTGTTGCGCATCCGTCCCTACAAGAGCCTCGACAATCGGATCGACGGCGCGGTGCTGGTCCTGCTGGATATCGACGCCCTCCGCAAGCACGAGCAGCGCAGCCAGCAGGCGCAGGATCTGGCCGGCGCCATCCTGGACAGCGTCGAACGGCCGATGATGGTGCTTGACGCCGAGATGCACGTGGTGGCAGCCAATCGATTGCTGACCCAGTTGCTGCGCAGAGATCACCCGGAGGTGGTCGGCAAGCCGCTGGCCGCGTTGGTGAACGCCGATTGGAACATCGCTGAGCTCAAGGATCGCATCGCCAAGATCCGGCCGGGTGATCGGCCGCTGGATTTGTTCGATGTGCCGCGGGCGATCGACGGCAGTGAAAGCCAGAAGGTCGTGCTGCGGGCGCGCAAGTTCGACGGCGGAATGCGGCGCTCGCCGCTGGCCTTGCTGTCGCTCGAGGAGCCGCCGCGTGCCTAA
- a CDS encoding ribonuclease H-like domain-containing protein, translated as MLTSTFQLAAGVGPSRERQLWRRGIARWSDFPASPTVALSPAADARLRPALDIAAAALDRRDCQRLAALLPAGEHWRLFGVFGDDAAYLDIETGDDDWGRAGISAIGIWDADGPHLLLGGRDLDRFPSLSRRWPVLVTFNGLSFDVPVLQKAFPDWRPPAAHIDLRHVLGRLGHHGGLKAIERAIVALNLRRPPHLAAIDGWAACHLYRRGLRGDRPALRLFAEYNLYDVVNLRTLMAYAYNALVSREVAEAPDLRDAAPALVVPARGDGLYDISKILLAL; from the coding sequence ATGTTGACCTCCACTTTTCAGCTGGCCGCGGGCGTGGGCCCTTCGCGCGAACGGCAGCTCTGGCGCCGCGGGATCGCGCGCTGGTCGGATTTTCCCGCCTCGCCCACCGTCGCGCTGTCGCCTGCGGCCGACGCGCGCCTGCGCCCTGCCCTGGACATCGCGGCCGCGGCGTTGGATCGCCGTGACTGCCAGCGACTGGCCGCGCTGCTGCCGGCGGGCGAACACTGGCGTCTTTTCGGTGTCTTCGGCGACGACGCCGCCTACCTGGACATCGAGACCGGCGACGATGACTGGGGCCGGGCCGGGATCTCGGCGATCGGGATCTGGGACGCCGACGGGCCACACCTTTTGCTGGGCGGGCGCGATCTCGATCGATTTCCGTCTCTTTCGCGGCGCTGGCCGGTGCTGGTGACGTTCAATGGTCTGTCCTTCGACGTGCCGGTGCTGCAGAAGGCCTTCCCCGATTGGCGGCCGCCCGCCGCGCACATCGATCTGCGCCACGTGCTGGGACGCCTGGGCCACCACGGCGGTCTCAAGGCGATCGAACGCGCCATCGTCGCGTTGAATCTGCGGCGCCCGCCCCATCTGGCCGCCATCGACGGGTGGGCCGCCTGTCACCTTTATCGGCGCGGCCTGCGCGGCGATCGCCCGGCCTTGCGTTTGTTCGCCGAATACAACCTCTACGACGTCGTCAACCTGCGCACGCTGATGGCCTATGCTTACAACGCGCTGGTGTCGCGCGAGGTCGCCGAGGCGCCCGACCTGCGCGACGCCGCGCCGGCGCTGGTGGTTCCCGCGCGCGGCGACGGTCTCTACGACATCTCGAAGATCCTGCTGGCGCTGTGA
- a CDS encoding nucleotidyltransferase family protein has protein sequence MTLRGARIGVAVLAAGASRRLGHPKQALSYKGRPLLRRALDAACGSSATFVSVVVGAEQALVAELLEDTDVDVVENGQWQEGMSSSVRAAVAWARRRDCDGLLLAVADQPHLSSAHLNALVAASQGATRIAASAYADVLGVPALFPWELFHRLEGLSGDAGARSLLRHTAFRVIAVPWPAGARDVDTAADAAGLDQTNAAGDHH, from the coding sequence GTGACCCTGCGCGGGGCGCGCATCGGCGTGGCGGTGCTGGCGGCGGGTGCTTCGCGGCGCCTCGGCCACCCGAAGCAGGCGCTGTCTTATAAGGGCCGGCCGCTGCTGCGGCGGGCGCTGGACGCTGCCTGCGGGTCGTCGGCGACGTTCGTCTCCGTCGTGGTGGGCGCCGAACAAGCGCTGGTAGCGGAGCTGCTGGAAGACACCGACGTCGACGTGGTCGAAAACGGGCAGTGGCAAGAGGGCATGTCATCGTCGGTGCGCGCGGCGGTGGCGTGGGCGCGGCGGCGCGATTGCGACGGGCTGTTGCTGGCGGTGGCCGATCAGCCGCACCTGTCGTCGGCGCACCTGAACGCGCTCGTCGCCGCGTCGCAGGGGGCCACGCGCATTGCCGCCTCGGCGTACGCCGACGTGCTGGGCGTGCCGGCGTTGTTTCCGTGGGAGCTTTTTCACCGCCTGGAAGGATTGTCCGGAGACGCGGGCGCCCGCTCGCTGCTGCGGCACACGGCGTTTCGAGTGATCGCCGTGCCCTGGCCGGCAGGGGCGCGCGATGTCGACACCGCCGCCGACGCTGCTGGCCTTGATCAGACCAACGCCGCGGGTGATCACCACTGA